Part of the Candidatus Chlorohelix allophototropha genome, CCTCCACACAGGTTCATTTCTTAAAGTTCATCGACCCTTGTCTTTAAGCGAAAGTCCAAAAAGTTGAAACGCCGATAGCAATAACTGAAACACCCTTGCCGGGGGTTAGTTTCTATATGTATTTGTCGGTAATATTTAGTGCAGATAGGTTCAGAGCAATGAGCAAAATGTTTTTATTTCTTGGCAAACTGTTAGGCTTGTATGGCGATAGCCTGAAAACTCGCCCCGATATGTATCTGGCTGACGAGTTTATCAACAAGTCGCAAGACAACACCCCTGCGAACGAGCATGTGATTCTTAGCTTTCCGGTGGAAAGAACAAAGAGGAATCGGGCAGTCAATTTTTGAAAAAGAGCCTAGACATAAAAACAAGGGGATTAAGCCCCTTGTCTGAAAACTTTTACAAACCCGCTTTCAGCTTCTCCGCGTTGGCGTTCAGCACATCGGGAGAAGACGCGCTTGCTTTCCAGATTGCCAGCAAATCATCGTCTTTGTAGCGTGGGATTACATGTACATGATAATGGAAGACACTTTGCATAGCGGCAGGTTCATTATTCTGTAGCAAGTTTACGCCGAGCGGTTCAAACTGGCGCTTGAGCGCACGTGCCACTCGCGCCCCCACCTGAGCAACATAACTTACATAATCATCAGGTATTTCATATATATTTGGGTAATGTACTTTGGGAATGACTAAAGTATGTCCCGGATTCTTTTGTTGTAAATTCATGAAGACCAATACTTTATCGTCTTCGTAGGCTTTTGCAGAGGGCAACTTGCCCGCCACAATTTTGCAGAATATGCAATTCTCGTCCATTCGTCCGGTTTACCTTCTCCTAATAAATTCTTTTTGCTAATTCATCGGGCTTAATCAGCGTAATACGTTGCCGATCAATTGCAATATAATTGCGTTCTTGAAACGCGACTAATTGACGATTAACGCTTTCTCTGGTAGTGCCTAACATATTGGCAATGTCTTGCTGAGTCAGGCGCAAATCTATTTCTATACTACCATCAGGCTTTTGCTTGCCGTAGCTATTGGATAGCTCTAGTAACTTCTTAGCCAAACGCGCCGGTATATCGAGAAAAACCACATCTTCTACCAGCGCATCGGTCAAACGAATACGTTGGCTGAGAGTAGCAATCACGTTGACCGCTACCATTGGATGCTTCTTGAGAAAATCTATAAAATCATCCCGGTAAATAATCAACACATCTGCCGGTCCAACGCTGGTAACCGTAGCAGAACGGGGCTTGCCATCGAACAGGGATAACTCTCCAAAAAAATCGCCTTTGCACAAAATCGCCAGAATCATCTCGGTGCCGCTTTCGCTAGGCACGCTAACTTTCACCGTTCCATCCACAATAAGATACATGGTAGAACCAGCATCATCTTTATGATAAATCGTTTCACCATGTTTATAAACTCGCCGCTTAACTCGGACGGCTAGCTCTTTTAGTTCATCTGGATCGGTTGAGGCAAAAAATGGGATGCTTGCCAGAAAATTCTCTTCATGGGGCATAGAAATTGTCCTAAAAATAAGAGATAAAGATTATATTTGCAGGCGATGCATGTTTTTCGATGTTAACACGCTCGAATAGGCTTGTCAATCATTTTAGCCTTAATGTTATTCTAATACAATTATCGAACCGAAGTAATTAGTACTAGTTAAAGCCCAAATATCGGCATTGTAATGCACCATTGCCCTATCCCCTCGAATTGCAGGTAGGCTCAGGGCTACACAGGGCTGTTGCAAGAAAGAAATTGCTTCCCTATAAAACGGTTCTCAAAGGGTTTGGGTAAGGGCGTAAGGTGATTTCGTAGGGGCGCATCGGGATGCGCCCTCGTTGGATAGGTTCAATTTGAGGGATTCAGGCAGGGCGGTTCACGAACCGCCCCTACAAAAACGATTTTCTTAACGTTTGGGGCGGACGTTGAAAATGGAAATACCGACCTTGCAACTGCCTTGCTCAGGGCTATTTTTCGGTTGACACTCTGCCGGGTGGTAAAGTATAATCATGTGTACTTACAGCCTAGGGTTGTGAGAGAGAGTGGCTCCCAGAAGCCTCATACTAGCATGGAGAGGTGGCCGAGTGGTTTATGGCGGCTGTCTTGAAAACAGTTGAGGCGAAAGTCTCCGGGGGTTCGAATCCCTCCCTCTCCGCCTTGCGCCTAATACAACTGAATATGGGGAGGTGCCAGAGTGGTCGAATGGGACCGCCTGCTAAGCGGTTAAGGACTTATCCTCCTTCGAGGGTTCGAATCCCTCCCTCTCCGCCTCATATAAACGTTGTTGCGAAACGAACAGCCTCTACCTCCCCGGTAGAGGTTTTTCCTTTTTATACCAATAGCGATACCGCCAATTTTACAAAACTGGAAACCGAGGGCTTGCCACGTTTTGCAAATTTAATTATAATACATTAATAATATTCTAATGCGTGTTTGTATAATTATTTATAGGAAGTTACTAGATTTTCGAGCGGGAACTAGACTAGTTTAATAACCCTAGCGTTACACCACCCACAATAACAAACCTTGCCTTGTAACTACTTGCTCTGTCTCATTTAGAGGGTTAGCGGTTTACTCATCTGCCAACTTTAACCAGTATTGTTGGAGAAAAGCGCCGAGTCAAGTCAAAGGAAGGGAATCAGCAATGTTTAATCAAATAACAGCAGGAAAGAAAAAAAACGCCTCGCTATGGTTTCTGGTAGTATTGGCGGGTATCGCGCTTTTATTGGTGATTTCTCTCGTAAGCCCGCGCCCCGCACAAGCGGTGGATAACTGCAACTTGGCTGCGCTGAAAGCTATTGTTAGCAGCGGTGGTACGCTCGACTTTAACTGTGCCGCCGATACCACCATCACCCTAGATGTGACGTGGAATCCGAACATTACCAGCGACCTGACCCTGACCAATACGGGGGCGGGCAAGCTGATTATTGATGGAGTGGGCGCGTATCAGATTTTCAACGTTAATTCCGGCAAAAGTTTGTCCATTACCAATCTCAACCTGACCGGGGGTAAGGCTGATAAAGGCGGGGCTATTTATAGTGGGGCTGATTATAGCAACGGTAATTATAATAGTAATAACACTGTCACGGTCACCAATTCCAGCCTATATAACAATTCCGCTATTAGTGATGGCGGGGCTATTTATAATGTCGGTGGCACCGTCACGGTCACCAATTCCAGCCTATACAACAATTCCGCTACTTCGGGCGGGGCTATCTGTAATTCACTCTTAATGGGTCTCGATTTAGTGAATAAAACCACTTACTATAAAATCAGCACATTCACGTTGAGTAATTCCAGCCTATACAACAATTCCGCTACTTACGGTGGGGCTATTTGTAACTTTGCTAGCACCGTCACGGTCACCAATTCCAGCCTATACAACAATTCCGCTACTTACGGTGGGGCTATTTATAACATCGGTAGAAGGGGTTCTAATTTCACCTTCGGCAGATTCATATATGGCATAATCGACGTTACCAATTCCAGCCTATACAATAATTCCGCTACTTACGGTGGGGCTATTTATAACGACGAATTCAGCACAGTCACAGTGACCAGCGCTACCTTCCTCGACAACACCGCCGCCGGCACAGTCAACGGCGGAAGCATCTATACTAATGGTGTTAACGATGGTACGGTGACGTTAAGGAACAGTCTGTTGCAGGGCAGTAATATCTGCTACAACAACACCGGAGGCATCCTTACCGACGGGGGTTATAACCTAGAATCATCAACCGGCAGCTACACCTGCGGGTTCAGCGGTACTAGCAAGACCACCATCGATGCGAAACTGGGTACTCCCGGCGATAACGGCGGGGCAACCCCCACCATCGCGCTACTGTCCGGCAGCCCAGCAATAGACGCGATTCCGGCGGCTTCTTGCGTAGTTACCGCTGACCAGCGCGGGATTAGCCGACCACAAGGCACGGGTTGCGACATCGGCGCATTTGAGTTTATTTCTGAACCCCCTTCAGCCTCCGACCTGATACCCCAACTCCGGGTTAGCCCTAACCGGGTGATAGCGATTAGCCCTGAGAACCTCGTTTCCTTCAGCTTCAAGCTGAAGAATATCGGGGTAGGCAGCGCAAGCTACGTTCGATTGGAAATACCCATACCGCAAGGGTTGGATTTAGGCTATCTGGAGAACGCAAGCTCAGGCGTGTGGGTTACCCAAGTGACCACTGCCACCGTGACTATTGCCCTGCCAAGCCTTGCTCAAAAGCAGGAGGCAAGCGGCACGCTGGTATTCCGCCCCAACGCCAACGCGGTAATCGGTACTGAAATCGAGGCGCGTTACAAAGTGGTGTTTGACGATGAAGCCGGAAGCGGCAAGAGCTTGAACAGCAACTCCCAACGCCTAGTGTTTGGGGAAACCAACAGCGGCGAGGATGGCGCAATTCAGCGCGGCGCAGCGATAAGCGCAACTGTCGGCGAGAAGGTGAGCTTTGTGCAGAAGGGCTATCTAGCCGACGAGATTGTGTCGCTGTGGTACACAAAACCGGACGGCACGAGCGTGAGCTTGGGCGAGCAACGCGCCACGGCAAGCGGTGAAATTACCATCGTGGTAAATACCGCTGGATTTGCGCCGGGCGAGTACGCCATCGTGGGCTACGGCAACCGCTCGGAAGTTACCCATGTAAACATTCTGACCATAGCAGCGGCGAGTTAGTTTTAATATAAATAACATATAACAGGCAAGGGGCTAATGCCCCTTGTTTTGATTCAGTTTGCTGATGCGAAGTTACACCCCCATTCACCGATTTCCTGTTCACTATTTATTAACCAATATATACATGATGTTTAATCTTTCATCTTACAGCTTCATAGTTAATGATATATTTTTAAATATTTATCTTAGGGTATTAAATCATTTTAATAAACTTATTGTGCCAATTCTAAATAGCGCTTATATGATTTATAATAAATATGTCCCTACCTCCTTTAACAAGCTACCTAGTAATTCGCTAAAGGATAGCGCATTCTCAAACTTAAACCAGTAAGTGAACTACCAGTGTCATTTGAAACAAAGAAAGAGACAAAGAAAATTACTATGAGTAACCTAGGGAAGAAGTGGCACATTTTGGGGCGGTTAGCGGTTGTGTTAGCGGGTATCGCCCTGTTGCTGGTAGTGTTTGGGGCAAGCGCGCGCCCGGCACAAGCGGTGGTACAAACCTGCGACCTAGCGGGACTGCAAGCGGCGGTTAACAATGGTGGTACGCAAGACCTTGCCTGCGCTACCGATACCACCATCATCCTAGATGGGACGTGGAATGGGACTATTGCCAAAGACCTAACCCTCACCAATACGGGGGCAGGAAAGGTAACTATCAACGGGGCAAACACCTACCGAATTTTCTACGTCAACTCCGGCATAAGCTTATCCCTGACCAATTTCAACCTGACCGGAGGCAATGCTACCTTGGGCGGCGCTATTGATAACAACAGCGGCACGGTGACGGTAACCAATTCCACCCTCTACGGCAATTCCGCTCAACAACAGGGCGGCGCTATCGAGAACTTTGGCACGGTAACGATAAACAATTCCACCCTCTACGGCAATTCCGCTGTGGGGGGGGGGGCTATTTTTAACTGGGGCGGTGTGACGATATCCAATTCCACCCTCTATGGCAATTCCGCTACCAACAGCGGTGGCGCTATTGATAACAACAGCGGCACGGTGACGATATCCAATTCCACCCTCTACGACAATTCCACTACCAACAGCGGTGGCGCTATTTATAACTGGAGCACGGTCACTTTGCAGAACAGCCTGTTGCAAGGCAACAAAATCTGTTTCAACAGCAGCGGCAGTATCACCGATAATGGTTATAACCTTGAGGCAGAGGCATTGGGTAGTTATACCTGCGGGTTCAGCGGTACTAGCATTAACACCACCGACGCGAAATTGGGTACTCCCGGAAATAACGGCGGGGTAACCAATACCGTTGCCCTACTGTCCGGCAGTCCGGCAATAGACGCGATTCCGCCAGCTTCTTGCGTAGTTACCGCTGACCAGCGCGGGGTTAAACGCCCGCAAGGCACTGGGTGCGACATTGGCGCATTTGAGACTCAAGTAGCCACCCAGTTGGCGATAACCACCCAACCGAGTGGCGCAGTAGCGGGTACAGCTTTCACTACCACAGTGACAGCCCAAGATGCCTATGGCAACACCGCTACGAACTTTAGCGGCGCAGTAACCGTTGCCATCAAGGGCAGTACTGGCACAACAGGCGCAACCCTTAGCGGCACACTCACAGTCAACGCGGTTAACGGTGTGGCAACCTTCTCCGGCTTGAGCCTTGACAAGAGCGGCACGGGCTATGTGCTGACTGCAACTAGCGGCACTTTGACTCCAGCCGATACCAGCGGTTTTGATGTAGCAAGTACGTGCAGCTTGGCTGCGCTAAAAATTATCGTTAGCACAGGCGGCACGCTCGACTTCAATTGTGCTACCGATACCACCATCACCCTAGATGCGGCGTGGAATGGGACTATTGCCACAAACCTGACCCTCACCAACACCGGGGCAGGCAAGCTGACTATCAGCGGGAATAACCTATATCAGATTTTCTCCGTCAACTCCGGCAAAAGCTTATCCCTGACCAATCTCAACCTGATCGGAGGTAGGGCTGTGAGCGGCGGGGCTATTTATAACAGCGGCACGGTGACGATAACCAATTCCACCCTCTACAGCAATTCCACTACCTTCGGCGATGGCGGGGCTATTTATAACAGCGGCACGGTGACGATAACCAATTCCACCCTCTACAGCAATTCCGCTACCTTCGGCGGCACGGGCGGGGCTATTTATAACAGCGGCAACTTGACGATAACCAATTCCACCCTCTACAGCAATTCCGCTACCATAGGCGGCGCTATTGAGAACTGGGGCGGCACGCTCACCATTAGCAATTCCACCCTCTACAGCAATTCCGCTACCATAAGCGGCGCTATTTTTAACAACAGCGGCACGGTCACTTTGCAGAACAGCTTGTTGCAGGGCAGCAATATCTGTTCTGGCAGCATCACCGATAATGGCTATAACCTTGAGGCAGAGGCGGCGGGTAGCTATAGCTGCGGGTTCAGCGGCGCTAAGGGCAGCATTAACACCACCGATGCGAAACTGGACGTTCCCGGAAATAACGGTGGGGCAACCAATACCGTTGCGCTACTGTCCGGCAGTCCGGCACTAGACGCGATTCCGGCGGCTTCTTGCGTAGTTACCGCTGACCAGCGCGGAGTTAACCGACCGCAGGGTACGAAGTGCGACATTGGCGCATTTGAGACTCAAGTAGCCACCCAGTTGGCGGTAACTACTCCGAGCGGCGCAGTGGCAGGTTCAACCTTCACTACCCAACCCGTAGTGACAGCCCAAGATGCCTATGGTAACACCGCCACGAACTTTAGCGGCGCAGTGACTATTGCTATCAAGGGCGGTACTGGCACAACAGGCGCAACCCTTAGCGGTACGCTCACCGTCAATGCGGTTAACGGCGTGGCAACCTTCTTCGGCTTGAGCATTGACAAGAGCGGCACGGGCTACATGCTGACCGCGAGCGCAACAGGCTTAACTTCAGCCGATACTAGCGGCTTCACTGTAACCGCCGGAACAGGCGCAAAGTTGGTGGTAACTACTCCAAGTGGGGCAGCGGCGGGCGCAGCTTTCACTACTCAACCGGAGGTAACAGCCCAAGATACGAACGGCAACACTGATACGAGCTTTAGCGGTTCGGTGACTATTGTCATCAAGAGTGGAACAGGCACGACAGGCGCAACCCTTAGCGGTACGGCTACGGTCAACGCAACGGCAGGTGTGGCGACCTTCTCCGATTTGAGCCTTGACAAGAGCGGCACGGGCTATGTGCTGACCGCCAGCGCCACAGGCTTAACCTCAGCCGATACTAGCGGCTTTGATGTAACAGCCGGAACAGCCGCCACGTTGGTGATAATTACTCAACCGAGTGGGGCAGTAGCGGGAGCAGCCTTCAATACTCATCCGGTAGTGGTGGTGCAAGACGCGAACGGCAACCCTAATACCAGCTTTAACGGAGCAGTAACCGTTACCATCAAGACAGGCACTGGCACAGCAGGCGCAACCCTTAGCGGCACACTCACAGTCAATGCCGTTAACGGCGTGGCAACCTTCTCCAACCTGAGGATTAACAAGAGCGGGAGGGGTTATGTGCTGGTTTTCAACGCAACAAACCTCACTTCAGCCGAAAGTAACCCCTTCAATGTTGTTATCATCGGACAGCCCTCCGATTTGATACCCCAACTCCGGGTTAGCCCCTCTCCGGTGGTAGCGATTAGCCCTGACAACCTCGTTTCTTTCAGCTTCAAGCTGAAGAATATCGGGATTGGCAGCGCAAGCTACGTTCGATTAGAAATACCCATACCGCAAGGGTTGGATTTAGGCTATCTGGAGAACGCAAGTGCGGGTGTGTGGGTTACCCAAGTGACCGCTACCACCGTGACCATTGCCTTGCCGAGCCTTGCACAGGATCAGGAAGCGCACGGCTCGTTAGTGTTCCGCCCCAACGCCAACGCCGTAATCGGTACTGAAGTCGAGGCGCGTTACAAAGTGGTGTTTGACGATGAAGTCGGATGCGGCAAGAGCCTGAACAGCAACAGCCACCGCCTAGTGTTTGGCGAAACCAACAGCGGCGAGGATGGCGCAATTCAGCGCGGCGCAGCGATAAGCGCGACTATCGGCGAGAAGGTCAGCCTTGTGCAGAAGGGCTACCTTGCCAACGAGATAGTGTCGCTGTGGTACACAAAACCGGACGGCACAAGCGTGAGCTTGGGAGAGCAACGCGCCAACGCCAACGGTGAAATAACCATCTTGCTGAACACCTCCGGATTTGCGCCGGGTGAGTACGCCATCGTGGGCTACGGCAACCGCTCAGGAATGACGGACGTGAACAGCCTGACCGTAGTCGCGGCAAGCTAAACGGTAACAATATGAGGTACAGTCTTAGGAGAACAAGCATGCACAAACCGAATAAGGTAACAGCGGAAAAAAAGCGAAGCTTAACAGGGCAGTTAGCGGTGGCGTTAGCGGGTATCGCCCTGTTGTTGGCAATTTTCATCAGCCCGCCCCCAGCGCAAGCGGCGGTACAAACCTGCGACCTAACGGGACTGAAAGCTGCCGTTCTCGCAGGCGGTTCGCAAGACCTTGCCTGCTCCGCCGATACCACCATCACCCTTGATGTGACGTGGGATGGGACTATCGCCGCAGACCTAACCCTTACCAACACGGGGGCAGGCAAGGTAACTATCAACGGGAATAACCTATATCAGATTTTCTCCGTCAACCTCGGCAAAAGCCTATCCCTCACCAATCTCAACCTGACCAATGGCACGGCTACCACAGGCGGGGCTATTTATAACTATGGCACGGTGACGATATCCAATTCCACCTTGTCCGGCAATTCCGCTGGCACCTTCGGCGCGGCTATTTATAACAACGGCGGCACGGTGACGATATCCAATTCCACCTTGTCCGGTAATACCGCTCTCCAATACGGCGGGGTTATTTTTAACGACTATGGCACGGTGATAATAGCCAATTCCACCCTGTCCGG contains:
- a CDS encoding Crp/Fnr family transcriptional regulator — encoded protein: MPHEENFLASIPFFASTDPDELKELAVRVKRRVYKHGETIYHKDDAGSTMYLIVDGTVKVSVPSESGTEMILAILCKGDFFGELSLFDGKPRSATVTSVGPADVLIIYRDDFIDFLKKHPMVAVNVIATLSQRIRLTDALVEDVVFLDIPARLAKKLLELSNSYGKQKPDGSIEIDLRLTQQDIANMLGTTRESVNRQLVAFQERNYIAIDRQRITLIKPDELAKRIY
- a CDS encoding beta strand repeat-containing protein, with the protein product MSNLGKKWHILGRLAVVLAGIALLLVVFGASARPAQAVVQTCDLAGLQAAVNNGGTQDLACATDTTIILDGTWNGTIAKDLTLTNTGAGKVTINGANTYRIFYVNSGISLSLTNFNLTGGNATLGGAIDNNSGTVTVTNSTLYGNSAQQQGGAIENFGTVTINNSTLYGNSAVGGGAIFNWGGVTISNSTLYGNSATNSGGAIDNNSGTVTISNSTLYDNSTTNSGGAIYNWSTVTLQNSLLQGNKICFNSSGSITDNGYNLEAEALGSYTCGFSGTSINTTDAKLGTPGNNGGVTNTVALLSGSPAIDAIPPASCVVTADQRGVKRPQGTGCDIGAFETQVATQLAITTQPSGAVAGTAFTTTVTAQDAYGNTATNFSGAVTVAIKGSTGTTGATLSGTLTVNAVNGVATFSGLSLDKSGTGYVLTATSGTLTPADTSGFDVASTCSLAALKIIVSTGGTLDFNCATDTTITLDAAWNGTIATNLTLTNTGAGKLTISGNNLYQIFSVNSGKSLSLTNLNLIGGRAVSGGAIYNSGTVTITNSTLYSNSTTFGDGGAIYNSGTVTITNSTLYSNSATFGGTGGAIYNSGNLTITNSTLYSNSATIGGAIENWGGTLTISNSTLYSNSATISGAIFNNSGTVTLQNSLLQGSNICSGSITDNGYNLEAEAAGSYSCGFSGAKGSINTTDAKLDVPGNNGGATNTVALLSGSPALDAIPAASCVVTADQRGVNRPQGTKCDIGAFETQVATQLAVTTPSGAVAGSTFTTQPVVTAQDAYGNTATNFSGAVTIAIKGGTGTTGATLSGTLTVNAVNGVATFFGLSIDKSGTGYMLTASATGLTSADTSGFTVTAGTGAKLVVTTPSGAAAGAAFTTQPEVTAQDTNGNTDTSFSGSVTIVIKSGTGTTGATLSGTATVNATAGVATFSDLSLDKSGTGYVLTASATGLTSADTSGFDVTAGTAATLVIITQPSGAVAGAAFNTHPVVVVQDANGNPNTSFNGAVTVTIKTGTGTAGATLSGTLTVNAVNGVATFSNLRINKSGRGYVLVFNATNLTSAESNPFNVVIIGQPSDLIPQLRVSPSPVVAISPDNLVSFSFKLKNIGIGSASYVRLEIPIPQGLDLGYLENASAGVWVTQVTATTVTIALPSLAQDQEAHGSLVFRPNANAVIGTEVEARYKVVFDDEVGCGKSLNSNSHRLVFGETNSGEDGAIQRGAAISATIGEKVSLVQKGYLANEIVSLWYTKPDGTSVSLGEQRANANGEITILLNTSGFAPGEYAIVGYGNRSGMTDVNSLTVVAAS
- a CDS encoding HIT family protein produces the protein MDENCIFCKIVAGKLPSAKAYEDDKVLVFMNLQQKNPGHTLVIPKVHYPNIYEIPDDYVSYVAQVGARVARALKRQFEPLGVNLLQNNEPAAMQSVFHYHVHVIPRYKDDDLLAIWKASASSPDVLNANAEKLKAGL
- a CDS encoding choice-of-anchor Q domain-containing protein produces the protein MFNQITAGKKKNASLWFLVVLAGIALLLVISLVSPRPAQAVDNCNLAALKAIVSSGGTLDFNCAADTTITLDVTWNPNITSDLTLTNTGAGKLIIDGVGAYQIFNVNSGKSLSITNLNLTGGKADKGGAIYSGADYSNGNYNSNNTVTVTNSSLYNNSAISDGGAIYNVGGTVTVTNSSLYNNSATSGGAICNSLLMGLDLVNKTTYYKISTFTLSNSSLYNNSATYGGAICNFASTVTVTNSSLYNNSATYGGAIYNIGRRGSNFTFGRFIYGIIDVTNSSLYNNSATYGGAIYNDEFSTVTVTSATFLDNTAAGTVNGGSIYTNGVNDGTVTLRNSLLQGSNICYNNTGGILTDGGYNLESSTGSYTCGFSGTSKTTIDAKLGTPGDNGGATPTIALLSGSPAIDAIPAASCVVTADQRGISRPQGTGCDIGAFEFISEPPSASDLIPQLRVSPNRVIAISPENLVSFSFKLKNIGVGSASYVRLEIPIPQGLDLGYLENASSGVWVTQVTTATVTIALPSLAQKQEASGTLVFRPNANAVIGTEIEARYKVVFDDEAGSGKSLNSNSQRLVFGETNSGEDGAIQRGAAISATVGEKVSFVQKGYLADEIVSLWYTKPDGTSVSLGEQRATASGEITIVVNTAGFAPGEYAIVGYGNRSEVTHVNILTIAAAS